The Pseudomonas sp. R4-35-07 genome contains a region encoding:
- a CDS encoding 2OG-Fe(II) oxygenase: MVDTALETRLACENWSEHLHRVNASGFTVIENLLDPDVCQRLIDSYCEPDIFRSCINMSRHGFGSGQYKYFAYPLPSIIATLRSCVYPQMVPLANYWNTKLGLEPPYPERHEDFLSQCHDARQERPTPLLLRYGAGDYNCLHRDLYGDILFPVQMAILLSEPNDDFSGGEFVLTEQRPRMQSRVNVVPLRKGDAVIFAVNRRPVKGARGFYSVFTRHGVSEVRAGERFTLGVIFHDAQ; this comes from the coding sequence ATGGTCGACACGGCATTGGAAACAAGGCTCGCTTGCGAAAACTGGAGTGAGCATCTGCATCGCGTAAACGCCAGCGGCTTTACCGTCATCGAGAACCTGCTCGACCCAGACGTCTGCCAGCGTCTTATCGATAGCTACTGCGAGCCGGACATTTTCAGGTCGTGTATCAATATGAGCAGGCACGGCTTCGGTTCAGGCCAATATAAATATTTTGCCTACCCGCTGCCGTCGATTATCGCCACATTGAGATCCTGTGTTTACCCGCAGATGGTCCCACTGGCCAACTATTGGAACACTAAACTTGGCCTCGAACCTCCCTATCCCGAACGCCACGAAGACTTTCTAAGCCAGTGTCATGACGCCCGGCAAGAGCGCCCCACCCCACTGCTGCTGCGCTACGGTGCAGGAGACTACAATTGCCTGCACCGCGACCTGTATGGAGACATTCTGTTTCCCGTGCAGATGGCTATCCTCCTGTCTGAGCCCAATGACGACTTTAGCGGCGGCGAATTCGTGCTTACCGAACAGCGGCCACGAATGCAGTCCAGGGTCAACGTAGTGCCGCTGCGCAAGGGCGATGCAGTGATTTTTGCCGTCAACCGCAGGCCCGTGAAGGGGGCGAGAGGCTTCTACTCCGTATTTACGCGCCACGGCGTGAGCGAGGTCAGAGCGGGGGAGCGGTTTACCCTTGGCGTAATATTCCATGATGCGCAGTGA
- the thrH gene encoding bifunctional phosphoserine phosphatase/homoserine phosphotransferase ThrH: MEIACLDLEGVLVPEIWIAFAEKTGIQSLRATTRDIPDYDVLMQQRLRILDEHGLKLADIQEVIATLKPLDGAIEFVNWLRERFQVVILSDTFYEFSQPLMRQLGFPTLLCHRLITDENDRVVSYQLRQKDPKRQSVLAFKTLYYRVIAAGDSYNDTTMLGEADRGILFHAPENVIREFPQFPAVHTFEDLKREFIKASSRQLSL; the protein is encoded by the coding sequence GTGGAAATTGCCTGTCTCGACCTGGAAGGGGTACTGGTTCCGGAAATCTGGATCGCCTTCGCCGAAAAAACCGGTATCCAATCCCTGCGCGCCACCACCCGTGACATTCCCGACTACGACGTGTTGATGCAGCAGCGCCTGCGTATCCTCGATGAGCACGGGCTCAAGCTTGCCGATATCCAGGAAGTGATTGCCACCCTCAAGCCCCTGGACGGCGCCATCGAGTTCGTCAACTGGCTGCGCGAGCGCTTCCAGGTGGTGATCCTCTCCGACACCTTCTACGAATTCTCCCAACCGCTGATGCGCCAGCTGGGCTTTCCGACCCTGCTCTGTCATCGCCTGATTACCGATGAAAACGACCGGGTGGTCAGCTACCAACTGCGCCAGAAAGATCCCAAGCGCCAGTCGGTATTGGCGTTCAAGACGCTGTACTACCGAGTGATTGCGGCGGGGGATTCCTATAACGACACCACCATGCTGGGTGAGGCAGACCGAGGGATTCTGTTCCATGCGCCGGAGAATGTGATTCGCGAGTTTCCGCAGTTTCCGGCGGTGCATACATTTGAGGATTTGAAGCGGGAGTTTATCAAGGCGTCCAGCCGACAGTTGAGCCTGTAA
- a CDS encoding integrase arm-type DNA-binding domain-containing protein: MGKLTAKQIENLTTPGTYEDGDGLRLLIKPNGKKYWVLRFQLSGKRREMGLGTYPAIGLKEARQNSSDKRRLLRDGIDPLQARDDERAAQVTAELQRKNKAITFRDVSADYVEAHRAGWKNVKHAQQWTNTLATYAAPVIGELATNQITTEHILDILKPIWGSKAETASRVRNRIELVLDAAKARGLRDGENPARWRGHLDKLLPPSSKAKRTQNHPALPYSELARFIPALDSVEGQSAYALKMTILTACRTSEVLEADWSEVDLKAKLWTIPAVRMKAGKIHTVPLSDALIALLEDLPRIKGSSLLFPGARKGRPISNMAMLMTLRRMDQKDLDDGGKGWRNSNDKVITAHGFRSTFRDWAAECTPHAREVCEMALAHVVASGAEAAYWRSDLLEKRRVLMADWADFVTRNVNGSAIL, translated from the coding sequence ATGGGAAAGCTGACCGCTAAGCAAATTGAAAATCTGACTACCCCAGGCACCTACGAGGACGGAGATGGTCTACGCCTCCTGATCAAGCCCAATGGGAAGAAGTATTGGGTACTGCGCTTTCAGCTCTCCGGAAAGCGGAGGGAGATGGGGCTAGGCACCTATCCCGCAATCGGTCTTAAGGAAGCTCGGCAAAACAGTAGTGATAAGCGCCGCTTACTGCGCGATGGTATTGACCCCTTACAGGCTCGTGACGATGAACGAGCGGCACAGGTGACCGCTGAGCTGCAACGTAAAAACAAAGCCATCACGTTCCGGGACGTGTCAGCCGATTACGTAGAGGCTCATCGTGCTGGCTGGAAAAACGTCAAACACGCTCAGCAATGGACGAACACACTGGCTACTTACGCCGCGCCCGTCATCGGCGAACTCGCCACCAACCAGATCACCACCGAGCACATCCTCGATATTCTAAAGCCCATCTGGGGCAGCAAAGCCGAAACAGCAAGCCGGGTTCGTAACAGGATCGAACTAGTCCTCGATGCCGCCAAAGCACGTGGACTGCGAGACGGTGAAAACCCAGCACGCTGGCGTGGACACCTAGACAAGCTGTTACCACCGAGCTCCAAGGCTAAACGTACCCAAAACCACCCGGCATTGCCTTACTCGGAGTTGGCTCGTTTCATACCGGCACTTGATAGTGTCGAAGGACAATCCGCCTACGCACTCAAAATGACGATCCTCACTGCCTGCCGAACCAGCGAGGTTCTTGAAGCCGACTGGAGTGAGGTTGATTTGAAAGCCAAGCTATGGACGATTCCAGCGGTGCGAATGAAAGCGGGGAAAATTCATACCGTGCCGTTATCTGATGCGCTTATCGCACTGCTCGAAGATCTCCCACGAATCAAAGGTAGCTCGTTGCTGTTTCCAGGGGCTCGTAAAGGTCGCCCCATTAGCAATATGGCCATGTTAATGACTTTGCGTCGCATGGACCAAAAGGACCTGGATGATGGTGGCAAGGGCTGGCGCAATAGCAATGACAAAGTCATTACTGCTCATGGGTTTCGCAGCACATTCAGGGACTGGGCTGCTGAATGTACACCCCATGCACGCGAAGTCTGCGAGATGGCTTTGGCTCACGTTGTCGCCAGCGGTGCTGAGGCGGCCTATTGGCGAAGTGACTTATTGGAAAAACGCCGTGTATTGATGGCTGATTGGGCCGACTTTGTGACACGCAATGTAAATGGGTCTGCCATTCTTTAG
- a CDS encoding helix-turn-helix domain-containing protein, which produces MWSAFKRSRNVTSEPTAVQIIHNTEGKPAFVVIPYEHYVAQQNDPNLIPHAVVSRLVDGATPIRAWREHLNLTQEEVAKRLGISQSAFAQQEAVNKPRRTTREKIAKAFGINACQLEL; this is translated from the coding sequence ATGTGGTCAGCATTCAAGAGGTCAAGAAACGTGACGAGCGAACCTACTGCCGTACAGATCATCCACAATACCGAGGGCAAGCCAGCCTTCGTGGTGATTCCCTATGAACACTATGTGGCCCAGCAAAACGACCCGAATCTTATTCCTCATGCTGTCGTCAGTCGCTTGGTGGATGGAGCTACGCCTATACGTGCCTGGCGCGAGCACCTGAACCTCACCCAGGAAGAAGTCGCCAAGCGACTGGGCATTTCACAATCTGCATTTGCCCAGCAAGAAGCGGTAAACAAACCGCGTCGGACCACGCGGGAAAAGATTGCCAAGGCATTTGGTATAAACGCCTGTCAACTTGAGCTATGA
- a CDS encoding Ada metal-binding domain-containing protein, with translation MRRWKVMDSHGKPALSSKPGQFGGHKGSKIYGHLDCPAALRALSKGGYVKDRVFFIDEQTARLAGYRPCFRCMPASHREWKLTIEGHIRGRVITEECEP, from the coding sequence ATGAGGCGTTGGAAAGTCATGGATTCCCACGGCAAGCCTGCCCTCAGTTCCAAGCCGGGCCAGTTTGGCGGGCATAAAGGAAGCAAGATCTACGGGCACCTGGACTGCCCGGCTGCACTGCGGGCATTGAGTAAAGGCGGGTATGTGAAGGATCGTGTGTTTTTTATCGATGAACAGACCGCACGATTGGCAGGCTATCGCCCCTGCTTTCGATGCATGCCCGCCAGTCATCGTGAGTGGAAGCTGACAATTGAAGGGCACATAAGGGGGCGTGTGATAACGGAAGAATGTGAACCTTAG
- a CDS encoding NCS1 family nucleobase:cation symporter-1, whose amino-acid sequence MRTSLSNDIALDLPSSVLNTDAASPGPLVLSSRLHNKDLAPTKIEGRRWGRYSIFALWTNDVHNIANYSFAIGLYALGLGGWQILLSLGIGAALVYFFMNLSGYMGQKTGVPFPVISRISFGIHGAQIPALIRAVIAIAWFGIQTYLASVVFRVLLTAVHPGFADYDHNAILGLSSLGWACFVAIWLVQLVILAYGMEMVRRYEGFAGPVILLTVASLAGWMYFQAGGNIAWSIREPLSGGEMWRNIFAGGALWLAIYGTLILNFCDFARSSPCRRTILVGNFWGLPVNILVFAAITVLLCGGQFQLNGRVIESPTEIIAAIPNTFFLVLGCLAFLIVTVAVNIMANFVAPAFVLSNLAPKYLNFRRAGLISATVAVLILPWNLYNSPLVIVYFLSGLGALLGPLYGVIMVDYWLIRKSQVDVPQLYSEDAQGVYYYSRGVNLRAVAAFVPAAVIAILLALLPGFASVSPFSWLFGAGIAGLLYLLIAKRQPFYADVSGESIAVDNASH is encoded by the coding sequence ATGCGTACAAGCCTCTCCAATGACATCGCGCTGGATCTGCCCTCCTCCGTCCTGAATACCGACGCGGCAAGCCCCGGCCCGTTGGTACTCAGCTCACGCCTGCACAACAAGGACCTCGCCCCGACCAAGATCGAAGGCCGTCGCTGGGGGCGCTACAGCATCTTTGCGCTGTGGACCAATGACGTACACAACATCGCCAATTATTCATTTGCCATCGGCTTGTATGCATTGGGCCTGGGCGGCTGGCAGATCCTGTTGTCCCTGGGGATCGGTGCGGCACTGGTGTACTTTTTCATGAACTTGTCGGGGTACATGGGCCAGAAGACCGGCGTGCCGTTTCCCGTGATCAGCCGTATCAGCTTCGGTATTCATGGAGCACAGATTCCGGCGTTGATCCGCGCCGTGATTGCGATTGCCTGGTTCGGTATTCAGACCTACCTGGCTTCGGTGGTTTTCCGTGTGTTGTTGACGGCCGTTCATCCAGGGTTTGCCGACTATGATCACAACGCGATCCTCGGCCTGTCATCGCTCGGCTGGGCTTGCTTCGTGGCGATCTGGCTGGTGCAACTGGTGATCCTGGCCTACGGCATGGAAATGGTACGTCGCTATGAGGGGTTTGCCGGGCCAGTGATTCTGCTCACCGTGGCCTCGCTGGCCGGCTGGATGTACTTCCAGGCAGGCGGCAACATTGCCTGGTCGATCCGCGAACCGCTCAGCGGCGGCGAGATGTGGCGCAATATCTTTGCCGGGGGTGCGCTGTGGTTGGCGATCTACGGCACGCTGATCCTTAACTTCTGCGACTTCGCCCGCTCCTCGCCCTGCCGCAGGACGATCCTGGTGGGTAATTTCTGGGGCCTGCCGGTGAATATCCTGGTGTTCGCCGCCATCACCGTGCTGCTGTGCGGCGGACAGTTCCAGCTCAATGGCCGGGTAATTGAAAGCCCGACTGAAATCATCGCCGCCATTCCCAATACCTTCTTTCTCGTGCTCGGCTGCCTGGCCTTCCTGATCGTTACCGTGGCGGTGAATATCATGGCCAACTTCGTCGCACCAGCGTTTGTGCTGAGCAACCTGGCGCCCAAGTACCTGAACTTCCGCCGCGCGGGCCTGATCAGCGCCACCGTGGCGGTGCTGATCCTGCCGTGGAACCTCTACAACAGCCCGCTGGTGATCGTGTATTTCCTTTCCGGGCTGGGCGCGCTGCTGGGGCCGTTGTATGGGGTGATCATGGTTGACTACTGGCTGATCCGCAAAAGCCAGGTGGATGTGCCGCAGCTGTATAGCGAAGACGCGCAGGGCGTTTATTACTACAGCCGGGGCGTGAATCTGCGCGCGGTGGCGGCGTTCGTTCCGGCAGCGGTGATCGCCATCCTGTTGGCATTGTTGCCTGGGTTTGCCAGCGTCTCGCCGTTCTCCTGGCTGTTTGGCGCCGGTATTGCAGGGTTGCTGTACCTGCTGATCGCCAAGCGCCAGCCGTTCTACGCCGATGTCAGCGGCGAAAGCATTGCAGTCGATAACGCCAGTCATTAA
- a CDS encoding phosphoadenylyl-sulfate reductase, whose product MNQAFDVVELATTYANKSAQDILKLAFSQFGDDLWISFSGAEDVVLVDMAWKLNKNVKVFSLDTGRLHPETYRFIEQVREFYKIDIELISPDQSKLEPFVKEKGLFSFYKDGHGECCGIRKIEPLRRKLAGVRAWATGQRRDQSPGTRSQVAALEIDTAFSTPERTLYKFNPLAQMTSEEIWGYIRMLELPYNSLHERGFISIGCEPCTRPVLPNQHEREGRWWWEEATQKECGLHAGNIISKTKA is encoded by the coding sequence ATGAACCAAGCCTTCGACGTCGTTGAACTCGCCACGACCTATGCCAACAAGTCCGCTCAGGACATCCTCAAGCTGGCGTTCAGCCAGTTCGGTGACGACCTGTGGATTTCCTTCAGCGGCGCCGAGGATGTGGTGCTGGTGGACATGGCCTGGAAGCTGAACAAGAACGTCAAGGTGTTCAGCCTCGACACCGGTCGCCTGCACCCGGAAACCTACCGGTTCATCGAACAGGTGCGTGAGTTCTACAAGATCGACATCGAACTGATCTCGCCGGACCAGAGCAAGCTGGAACCCTTCGTCAAGGAGAAGGGCCTGTTCAGCTTCTATAAGGACGGTCATGGCGAGTGCTGTGGCATACGCAAGATCGAACCGCTGCGCCGCAAACTGGCAGGCGTGCGTGCCTGGGCCACCGGCCAGCGCCGCGACCAGAGCCCGGGCACCCGCAGCCAGGTGGCCGCGCTGGAAATCGATACGGCGTTTTCTACCCCTGAACGTACCCTGTACAAGTTCAACCCGCTGGCGCAAATGACCAGCGAGGAGATCTGGGGTTATATCCGCATGCTGGAGCTGCCCTATAACAGCCTGCATGAACGCGGTTTTATCAGCATCGGCTGCGAGCCTTGCACCCGTCCTGTGCTGCCGAACCAGCATGAGCGCGAAGGTCGCTGGTGGTGGGAGGAAGCCACGCAGAAGGAATGCGGGCTGCATGCGGGGAATATCATCAGCAAGACGAAGGCCTGA
- a CDS encoding HAD-IA family hydrolase, whose protein sequence is MNAPHTAVPIKAVIFDMDGLLLDTEGIYTEVTQIIAERYGRTYDWSIKQHIIGRGAQDLADYVVKALDLPITPAEFLQIREPLMSERFPKALGMPGAEALVRHLKAHNIPIAVGTSSSRNSFGHKTTLHREWFGLFDTIVTADDPEVGAAKPAPDIFLTAARRLGVAPEDCLVFEDSPFGVTAAKAAHMTAIAVPDEAMADSKYEHADQIIRKLADFDLAAYGLPPMT, encoded by the coding sequence ATGAACGCACCGCATACCGCTGTCCCGATCAAGGCTGTGATTTTCGATATGGACGGGTTGTTGCTGGACACCGAAGGCATCTACACCGAAGTCACGCAGATCATCGCCGAACGCTATGGCCGCACCTATGACTGGAGCATCAAGCAGCACATCATTGGCCGCGGTGCCCAGGATTTGGCGGACTATGTGGTCAAGGCGCTGGACTTGCCGATCACGCCGGCTGAGTTTCTGCAGATTCGTGAACCGCTGATGAGCGAGCGTTTCCCCAAAGCCCTGGGCATGCCCGGTGCCGAGGCGTTGGTGCGGCATTTGAAGGCGCATAACATCCCGATTGCGGTGGGCACCAGTTCGTCGCGCAACTCGTTCGGCCACAAGACCACCTTGCACCGCGAGTGGTTTGGCCTGTTCGACACCATCGTGACCGCCGACGACCCGGAAGTCGGTGCCGCCAAGCCTGCGCCGGACATCTTTCTCACTGCCGCGCGCCGCCTGGGTGTGGCGCCCGAGGATTGCCTGGTCTTCGAGGACTCGCCGTTCGGCGTGACGGCGGCGAAAGCGGCGCACATGACCGCCATCGCCGTGCCCGATGAGGCCATGGCCGACAGCAAATATGAGCATGCCGACCAGATCATCCGCAAACTTGCCGATTTCGACCTGGCCGCCTACGGCCTGCCGCCTATGACTTGA
- a CDS encoding DUF4337 domain-containing protein has protein sequence MSEAFEVPSPHEKHLEHTTEHAHGRGDTFASRIAVMTAIMATVGAMLSYQAGSSESEAAMDKNNAAIIKTEAANQWNYYQAKSSRQNLAELATHIPGVDAAHYNDEIQRYKSQKEEVRKQAEKLEATSLEWDRKSEEALHQHHRWAQAMTAIQIAISLAAITLLTRKEWLKRMAYSAGGVAVVLGSLAWLHL, from the coding sequence ATGTCCGAAGCTTTCGAAGTCCCCAGCCCCCACGAAAAGCACCTCGAACACACCACCGAACATGCCCACGGCCGTGGCGACACCTTCGCCAGCCGTATCGCGGTGATGACCGCGATCATGGCCACCGTTGGCGCCATGCTCAGCTACCAGGCCGGCTCCAGCGAAAGCGAGGCGGCGATGGACAAAAACAACGCCGCGATCATCAAGACCGAAGCCGCCAACCAATGGAATTACTATCAGGCCAAATCCAGCCGCCAGAACCTGGCGGAACTGGCCACACATATTCCCGGCGTGGATGCCGCCCACTACAACGACGAAATCCAGCGCTATAAAAGCCAGAAGGAAGAGGTGCGCAAACAGGCCGAGAAGCTTGAAGCCACCTCCCTGGAATGGGACCGCAAATCCGAAGAAGCGCTGCACCAGCACCATCGTTGGGCCCAGGCGATGACGGCGATTCAGATCGCGATCTCACTGGCGGCGATCACCTTGCTCACGCGCAAGGAATGGCTCAAGCGCATGGCGTATTCGGCCGGCGGTGTGGCCGTGGTGCTGGGTAGCCTGGCATGGCTGCATCTCTGA
- a CDS encoding 3-oxoacyl-ACP reductase family protein gives MTPSTLTDKVALVQGGSRGIGAAIVKRLAAQGAAVAFTYINSAAKAEALQNSVISAGGKALAIQADSADATAIRNAVNVTVDTFGRLDILVNNAGVLTIAPLEAFKLEDFDQTLAINVRSVFIATQEAAKHMGEGGRVINIGSTNAERMPFGGGGPYAMSKAALVGLTKGLARDLGPRGITINNVQPGPVDTDMNPANSDFAESLIGLMAVGRYGHVEEIASFVAYLAGPEAGYITGASLTIDGGFSA, from the coding sequence ATGACCCCATCTACCCTCACTGACAAAGTCGCCTTGGTTCAAGGCGGTTCCCGCGGCATCGGCGCAGCCATCGTCAAGCGCCTCGCCGCGCAAGGCGCCGCCGTTGCCTTTACCTACATCAACTCGGCCGCCAAGGCTGAAGCCTTGCAGAACAGCGTGATCAGCGCAGGCGGCAAAGCCCTGGCGATCCAGGCCGACAGCGCCGATGCCACGGCGATTCGCAACGCAGTCAACGTCACAGTCGACACCTTCGGGCGCCTGGATATTTTGGTGAACAATGCAGGAGTGCTGACCATCGCGCCGCTGGAAGCGTTCAAGCTGGAAGACTTCGATCAGACCCTGGCAATCAACGTGCGCAGCGTCTTTATCGCCACTCAGGAGGCCGCCAAGCACATGGGCGAAGGCGGCCGGGTGATCAATATCGGCAGCACCAATGCCGAGCGCATGCCGTTTGGCGGTGGTGGTCCGTACGCGATGAGCAAGGCGGCGTTGGTCGGTTTGACCAAAGGCCTGGCGCGCGACCTGGGGCCACGAGGTATCACCATCAATAACGTGCAGCCAGGGCCGGTGGATACCGACATGAATCCGGCGAACAGTGATTTTGCCGAGAGCTTGATTGGGCTGATGGCGGTGGGTCGGTATGGGCATGTGGAGGAAATTGCCAGCTTCGTCGCGTACCTTGCCGGGCCGGAAGCCGGGTACATCACAGGCGCCAGCTTGACCATCGACGGTGGTTTCAGCGCCTGA
- a CDS encoding aspartate/glutamate racemase family protein, whose protein sequence is MRILVVNVNTTESITQTIAQQARNVASPGTEIVGLTPYFGAESVEGNFESYLAAIAVMDRVMAYDQPFDAVIQAGYGEHGREGLQELLNVPVVDITEAAASMAMFLGHAYSVVTTLDRTVPLIEDRLKLAGLYQRCASVRASGMAVLELEADPLAAMQAIVRQAELAILEDKAEVICLGCGGMAGLDEQIRQRTGVPVVDGVTAAVTIAESLVRLGLSTSKIRTYATPRPKKVIGWPGKFGH, encoded by the coding sequence ATGCGCATCCTCGTGGTCAACGTCAACACCACCGAATCCATCACACAAACCATTGCTCAACAGGCACGCAACGTGGCTTCGCCGGGCACCGAGATTGTCGGGCTCACGCCCTACTTCGGCGCCGAGTCGGTGGAGGGCAACTTTGAAAGCTACCTGGCCGCCATCGCGGTAATGGATCGCGTAATGGCCTACGACCAGCCATTCGATGCGGTGATCCAGGCCGGCTACGGCGAGCATGGCCGCGAAGGCCTGCAGGAATTGCTCAACGTGCCGGTGGTGGATATCACCGAGGCCGCAGCCAGCATGGCGATGTTCCTGGGCCACGCCTACTCGGTGGTGACCACCCTGGACCGCACAGTGCCGTTGATCGAAGACCGGCTGAAACTCGCCGGCCTGTACCAGCGCTGCGCCTCAGTGCGCGCCAGCGGCATGGCGGTGCTGGAGCTGGAAGCAGACCCACTGGCCGCCATGCAAGCCATCGTGCGCCAGGCGGAACTGGCCATCCTTGAGGACAAGGCAGAAGTAATCTGCCTGGGATGCGGCGGCATGGCCGGGCTGGACGAGCAGATTCGCCAGCGCACCGGGGTGCCGGTGGTGGATGGGGTGACGGCGGCGGTGACTATCGCTGAGTCGCTGGTGCGGTTGGGGTTGTCGACGTCGAAGATCAGGACCTATGCCACGCCGAGGCCGAAGAAAGTCATAGGTTGGCCCGGCAAGTTCGGCCACTGA
- a CDS encoding LysR family transcriptional regulator, producing the protein MESFGSIECFVRSAEGGSFAEAARHLSLTPAAVGKSVAKLEARLGVRLFQRSTRRLTLTEAGKLFLDEVSGSLTTIQNAVANLASAEGRPVGTLKVSMGTVFGNRYVVPLLGEFMRRFPAISPDWHFDNRQVDLIGQGFDAAIGGGFELPQGVVARKLTPAHRVLVASPAYLAQRPAVRTPEDLSRCHGILIRSPQTGRVRSWQLTHREREHSPLVLKPAMTMSDSEAACCASAQGLGIALVSMPMAVPFLDSGAVVRVLPDWYVDDGNISIYYAEHKLLPGKTRAFVDFVIEQFVEQQLSRRFSAVAK; encoded by the coding sequence ATGGAAAGCTTTGGCAGTATCGAATGCTTTGTGCGCAGCGCCGAAGGCGGCAGCTTCGCGGAGGCTGCGCGGCACCTGAGCCTGACGCCGGCAGCGGTCGGCAAAAGCGTGGCCAAGCTGGAAGCGCGCCTGGGCGTCAGGCTGTTTCAGCGCAGCACCCGCCGCCTGACCTTGACCGAAGCCGGCAAGCTGTTCCTCGACGAGGTCAGCGGCAGCCTCACCACGATTCAAAACGCCGTGGCCAACCTGGCCAGCGCCGAAGGGCGGCCGGTGGGTACGCTGAAGGTCAGCATGGGCACCGTATTTGGCAATCGGTATGTGGTGCCGTTGCTGGGTGAGTTCATGCGACGTTTCCCGGCTATCAGCCCGGATTGGCATTTCGATAACCGCCAGGTCGACTTGATCGGCCAGGGCTTTGACGCCGCGATTGGCGGTGGCTTCGAACTGCCTCAAGGCGTGGTGGCGCGCAAGTTGACGCCGGCGCACCGGGTGCTGGTGGCTTCACCGGCTTACCTGGCGCAACGCCCTGCGGTGCGTACGCCCGAGGATTTATCGCGCTGCCATGGCATCTTGATCCGCTCACCGCAAACCGGCAGGGTGCGCTCATGGCAACTGACCCACCGCGAGCGCGAGCACAGCCCCCTGGTGCTCAAACCCGCAATGACCATGAGCGATTCGGAAGCCGCCTGCTGCGCCAGCGCCCAAGGGCTGGGCATTGCGTTGGTCAGCATGCCGATGGCTGTGCCGTTCCTCGACAGCGGCGCGGTGGTGCGGGTGTTGCCGGACTGGTATGTGGACGACGGCAATATCTCCATCTACTACGCCGAGCACAAACTACTGCCGGGCAAGACCCGGGCGTTTGTGGATTTTGTGATCGAGCAGTTTGTCGAGCAGCAATTGAGCCGCAGATTCAGTGCGGTCGCAAAGTAA
- the ada gene encoding bifunctional DNA-binding transcriptional regulator/O6-methylguanine-DNA methyltransferase Ada, with product MECVKDQTTQPVLRAEDDPRWNILVNRQADADLDFVYGVLTTGVYCKPFSPTKLPRPENIVFFDTAAEAERAGFRPSKRDSSNPAAVAQKHAAAVAEACRLIDASDVVPNLGDLAEQVGMSSFHFHRVFKKLTGLTPKAYSVASLRSRVRDQLSLSGTITDALYEAGYNSNSRFYEASQNILGMKPTEYRAGGANVDIKFALGESALGSILVARSARGICAILLGDDPNVLVESFQDQFPNANLIGGDAEFEALVATVVGFVESPGTGFALPLDIRGTVFQERVWQALRDIPAGTTETYAQVAARIGMPSATRAVANACGANKLAVAIPCHRVVRSDGSLSGYRWGVERKRKLIEREKSMHAAHVVG from the coding sequence ATGGAATGCGTTAAAGACCAAACCACCCAGCCCGTGCTGAGGGCCGAGGACGATCCGCGCTGGAATATTCTCGTCAACCGCCAGGCTGATGCAGACCTCGATTTCGTCTACGGCGTGCTGACCACCGGGGTTTACTGCAAACCCTTCAGTCCGACCAAGCTTCCTCGGCCAGAAAATATCGTGTTTTTCGACACCGCAGCTGAAGCCGAAAGGGCCGGGTTTCGCCCCTCCAAGCGCGACAGCAGCAACCCGGCGGCCGTCGCCCAGAAGCATGCGGCGGCTGTTGCCGAAGCCTGCCGGCTTATCGATGCATCGGACGTGGTTCCCAACCTGGGTGATCTGGCCGAACAGGTGGGCATGAGCAGCTTCCACTTCCATCGAGTCTTCAAGAAACTTACAGGCCTCACGCCTAAAGCCTACAGCGTCGCTTCATTGCGTTCGCGCGTCAGAGACCAGCTTTCGCTCAGTGGCACCATCACCGACGCTCTTTATGAGGCGGGCTATAACTCCAATAGCCGATTCTATGAGGCATCACAAAATATCCTCGGCATGAAACCCACCGAGTACCGCGCAGGGGGGGCCAATGTGGATATCAAATTCGCACTGGGCGAAAGCGCGCTGGGCTCGATCCTGGTGGCCAGAAGCGCGCGCGGCATTTGCGCGATTTTATTGGGCGATGACCCTAATGTGCTGGTGGAGAGCTTTCAGGACCAGTTCCCCAACGCCAACCTGATTGGCGGCGACGCCGAGTTCGAGGCGCTGGTGGCCACTGTCGTCGGCTTTGTCGAATCGCCGGGCACCGGTTTTGCGCTGCCGTTGGACATCCGTGGCACCGTATTTCAGGAACGGGTTTGGCAGGCGCTGAGGGATATTCCTGCAGGAACGACCGAGACATACGCCCAGGTCGCCGCGCGGATAGGTATGCCCAGTGCCACCCGCGCAGTGGCTAACGCATGCGGGGCCAATAAACTCGCAGTGGCGATTCCATGCCATCGCGTGGTGCGCAGTGATGGATCCTTGTCTGGCTACCGTTGGGGGGTGGAGCGTAAGCGCAAGTTGATCGAGCGCGAGAAAAGCATGCACGCTGCACACGTTGTCGGATGA